From the genome of Pseudomonas sp. AB6, one region includes:
- a CDS encoding transporter substrate-binding domain-containing protein produces the protein MRLLLSVLLLASCSSFAADAPLRFSIADSWSMPIVLIDGDKPRGGFLFDIMESLGRHMGLPTEYHVLARLRVQSALENGEVDIRCYAAQSWVPNMSGDYIWSLPLITQRDLLISTADNPTPVDPKQLAKESVGTVLGYVYPTLQTLFNSHQLVREDARSQDLVLQKLIAGRYRYAVANQWSMRWFNRSLAPDKQLREVAIIQEQPVGCVLRNDPSVPVQRILRTLLRMKMSGEIDQILERYGAPAPLAVRPVSESQSR, from the coding sequence ATGCGGCTGCTATTGAGTGTCTTGTTGCTAGCGTCCTGCTCAAGTTTCGCGGCGGATGCTCCGTTGCGCTTCTCGATTGCCGACAGCTGGTCTATGCCCATTGTGCTTATTGACGGCGACAAACCCCGCGGCGGCTTTTTGTTCGACATCATGGAAAGCCTAGGCCGCCACATGGGCTTGCCCACCGAATATCACGTTCTGGCGCGTCTACGCGTGCAAAGCGCTTTGGAGAATGGCGAGGTCGATATTCGTTGCTACGCGGCGCAGTCCTGGGTGCCGAACATGTCCGGCGACTACATCTGGAGCTTGCCGCTGATAACTCAGCGCGATTTATTGATCAGCACCGCAGACAACCCAACGCCAGTCGACCCCAAACAACTCGCGAAAGAAAGCGTCGGCACCGTGCTGGGCTACGTCTACCCTACCCTGCAGACGCTGTTTAATAGCCACCAATTGGTGCGCGAAGATGCTCGCAGCCAAGACCTGGTGTTGCAAAAACTTATCGCCGGGCGCTACCGCTATGCGGTGGCCAATCAATGGTCGATGCGTTGGTTCAACCGCAGCCTTGCACCTGACAAACAGCTACGCGAGGTTGCCATCATTCAGGAACAACCGGTAGGCTGCGTCCTTCGCAACGACCCCAGTGTCCCAGTACAGCGAATTCTGAGAACCTTGCTGCGAATGAAAATGTCCGGCGAGATAGATCAGATTCTAGAACGTTATGGCGCTCCAGCGCCGTTGGCCGTTAGACCCGTGTCTGAGTCGCAATCTCGCTGA